The stretch of DNA agaggttccaaatatacatctatatcatttccaggttgtttagggccggaaattaacaacgacaacatcaaatactttcttttcatgcacacatatggaggtaagttataaatagccaacactactggccaagtactatgttggttactcatgtttccgtgtgggttcattccatcagtggacagcgctagacgtaagtttctaggttcattgtcgaactcgggatacttagcgtcgaacgatttccattgcttaccatctgccgggtgtcttagctttccatcatttattcttcctgtttcatgccaagttaacatttttgcatcatcgggattcgcataaatccttatgactcttggtatcaatggaaaataccacaacaccttagccgggatcccttccttatccttataacgccactccaaacatttagggcaattggttaagttttgatataatttccgatacaatatgcaatcatttggacatgcatgtattttctcatatttcatacccactcctcttattagttttttcgcctcatatgtcttaacaggtagaacattaccatcaggaagcaactcttttatcaaggctaaaaaactagtgaaacacgtgtcactcaccccatttgcccccttgatattatacaacttcaccacaaacgacatttttgtgaacttacaaccaggatagagaggtgcttcagactcacacaacttctcatacatgttgttaaggtcatcccaattactagtgtcatcacctacatcttcaaaagcaatggactcatcatcattctcttcattatctatagacccaacattcaacttctctacttccaactcttccaactcaaaaactcggcaaactcaggatcatcgttagcctttcgtgtacctcaacatcatcttcttccgagttattctcttcctctaatgattccccatgaaaaatccaacgtgtataggatcgactaaatctccacttttctaggtgtattttaacgtccggaaaagccatatagctaatattaccacatctttcacaaggacatgcaatactagaagaacctttcaaattgttcgaaacgaattcataaaattcagctaaaccatccttgtaggtgcggtcactcatatttgcgtcaatcatccaagttcgagtcattattctacattcgtaataataggcaactaattcagaaaatacaataataggcaaacaaataaacgaaattcaggaaagcaattaagctaaattatcaacaaattagataataacccaaaaaatcctatatctataagcgttgctaagaaacatatatatacctgattgataaacacgatgagggagagaagacgtgacaactgtgacggagatgaagacagagagacgatcagggaggaatggaggatgatatagtagcagtattagcttgtgtttgtgttttgtagcgtatagcagaataaagcaatctgttgttcttaagattttcataacattaataacaacggttattgagtctacaaccgttgttaaaaagtattaaaaacgggttctaatataaccgttgtgattacttttcactaatttggcgccaaactattaacaacggttaaaatttaaccgttgttattagttttttcattaacaacggtttttcaagtatgacccgttgttaaaaccaataacaacggttaacaacacagaaccgttgtaattaagtttggtaaaattcgcggaatcaattctacaacgtgttttgatgattttcgtgaataagcgttgttaaagggccgttgtggttgcctgtatttgtagtagtgctaacaaagccaaacaagatgaacaagtaagaaagattaacaataattaaaacaaggattaagagaattatacctatggagattccaaaataataatgcaatgaatgatagaagaacttgatgattgatggaaggttgtcaatctcctaataaacccaataatcttctaatcacccaataataaacttgaattactcaataataaacttgaacaatgattaaaggaaagattaatgtgtattttgtggaaagattaaatgataatctattctaatctactactaatctaatctaaggaaggattgatttaacctaatgaaaaacttgatggtttgattattacaaatagggtatttatagtagggattcattaggttaactaaggctaaattcgtaattacactttttagatttgagcagggaaacgccggtatttttcgaaggattgGCATCTTTcattgaggcttgaagaagacgaaattgtgctgccttggaatccgggcgtattgggcatgaagacgggcggattgtggttcacgtagcaaggaaaagttttctgtccaggaatacgcccgtcccgagcgaaatatgagcgtcctgagcctcaacccgagcgggttgaaactgacccgagcgggttcatcagtatcctgctccagataggcttgacccgcgcgggttgagctgctattccctttctttttgcttctaagcctaagatgcctctatatactctttatttcttcttcctcggtcatcattcttgcctcctcttcatacttagtccatcaaatatcgtcaataagcttccaaatatgcgtgaaagacgggaatttccgccttattatcttctttcctacaaaacatgtaaaatgcactaggaaagcaaaatagaaagcatttgacggataaaatggtcatgaaatgttataaaagtatgcaaaataggttcaattaggggactaaatgtgctcaaataatgttcacatcagtacTTAATTCTTATATTATTAGGTGTTTTATAtcgatgttatatatatatatatatatatatatatatatatattgagaggatatcaatgtgataaATGAATAGACGCCAaagcttggaactgtcaatcgtcacgacgcttgggtggccggtcacactcctaagaatggaaaattagaatctccatatgataaggccatgaaagagaaaattgtaattttgaataaatatgtcactcgtaccactggtggtcggttatataattgtgagtttaaataaaatgtagttgcataatggtttttGTGTATGTaaaggatctgtgagaaggaggtacaggaaggaaaatggaagcctgaaggacgggatgacattcttgctagggcaatcggcaaagcagagcatccaggtcgtgtgagaggggtatcgacccatgttggtatcactaagtattttggaaaaactactcgaaggacaatatgtggtgatgatagggtatataaatactgtattttattcaacataatttttatatttatatgctgaaattatactacttattttaatcatattcatttctactacacagctacaaacaatggccaggttgatactTAGAATGGGGGAAATGGGGGATAAGCCATttgaagaagagttggttatggtttGGCAAGTCATAAATGAAGCAGGGGAGAAGAAGGAAACAGCGGACATGCGAAGTGAGGAAGACATGGCAAAGGATTAAGACGGGGTAgttgaagaggaagccatgaaggtaagggagaaggaggtggaggtgggagccgaagacacgttcttatcatctccaaatccggcttttgacgagatattagctactacgactagtttataattgctgtatatatactaattaattaaatttattaattaaagtagtgaatgtatatatactaattaattaaaaatgtgaggtcgtttgcaagaagccttgtgttctttactacaaAGCCCCTGCAGTAGCATCGGGCAAAATTGATGTTGCTAGGGGAGTAGCGTTCTATTACGACCAGAATCAAGATGTTGAGGTTGAAGGCAATCAAGGCATTGCCCTCCGTGAGGGATGGAGGGAAGTGGAAGTGACCGACGTATATCTGGAGGAGTATAGTACTATAATAGTACCACTTAGTGATAATAGGCGTTTGTAATATTTCATCGGTTCTATTGCGCAATGGCCTGAAGCATTCATTAGTGTTGACATCTCTggggtagttatgctaaagcgaacgcattttatataataaacgccttttaaatttattagggtaaccttatctaacatatagtaagtattttaatttttacatttgcaggagttacacgaagccattatggctgaaattaggactactacgtcaacacccaaagttactgattcgactgcctctccacccaaaattcaagaggtagtaataatttgaaaaattgaTTGTGAGTTTTTCcccttttttttggttatttaaattatatatgacgtctcgtgtaatgtatatatatttttttctaaattgtagaccgGGGTTAAATCGGACGACTTACAATATAAGCCATTTACTTTTGCTGCACACAACGCTGGTGTTCCTCTTAAACCTAGATATCACACAgatgattataagcaaaaattgaatacTCTAACGTTTgtagctttgcaccagctggctGAAAGGATGGTAGCTACCGGGGATGTACTCATTATTGAGATCGAAGAGGATGTTCTGGGCGAAGGTACAACTGTTCTTATGGATAGGGAATCACTGTTTCAGTTTCTCGACCTTACCGAGTTAGATGCTATGCGCATTGTAATTTGGATGTAGTATGTTTTTTAATAAAACTtggcatttggttttacgaatagtgatgtttatttaaatcatcaatgaaaataacattcttcgttccatttgacgtaataggtacctgtgtacacacatcgctgaggggaactatgtttctcatgactacggattcgtgtcacctgaattgttctctcaaaAGGTGATTGGATACAAATATAGACACCACATCGATAAAATTGTTGAACGGTTGAGGacgcccaaaagcctatggtttTCCCCATACAATTAGAATCAGTATgtatagtactttattataatgaatcacgattctattcatttattaattcgcttacatgcatgtatatgaactaacgttcaattttcaatatttcatagcaagcattggctgCTAACGGCAATCAATGTCACAAAAagcatagtgtactggattgactcttgcgaACATAGTCCCACTGAGTAATATGTAAAGATGatgactgagtaagtttacaaccttacattataatgtcaattgttattgtatgacctttgaagactaggctctttttaatgtcccatcagtattactgagccaaatgctaattataatttcctgtatataattatgaattagtgtgtttcaagcaattggagcatcaagtccaacttttgtcacgataaaagtaagtgtattcttaataattactcctatcatttaatttatgtttatgtgagaggttgatctaatttagcttatttgtataTGATTTACAGAATAGTCTCCAATACAACCAGACAACAGACAATGCGCCTTTTCCTGTTGTCGGTCTATATGGGAGATTATCACCCAAAAGTATATCAACATAGAgtcaccggttagtgtgttttaataatcatttcaaacgtaacttgggtttaattttgtgtaatattccacttattctgtctatttttaataagtatattttgatttttagttcccaccttcaatcaacaacaaagacccaacctattcgaaggaagacatcgccgacatgagaaataagtgggccacttattttctttcattagcggatggtcaatagtctgctcattatgtatgtgtgtatatagagccatgtgtaattagttttggtcaccctgtttataatattttgatgctgggttAAATAGATCAATCCGTGTAATATTCTGATGTTGCAGGATTGAAATTTTGCAAtgcgcagctgctgaaatgctattttgcagtagcatttcagcggaacctactactgcaaaaattagcatttcagcagctgctggaACCTACTAAAACAATTTctttcggaaaattcacgtggtaccctcgaactttgtcattttgtacatggtacccaactttttaagtttgtataCATAGTGCCCTCTATGTTTGATTTTTATGTACAACATGccctttttgtcgctataaaaaaactcaattgcgcgTAACCCCTACTCCAGAATTCAGAATCGGACAAATTTTTTTTCTAATATGATTATCActtcataatctacgatttgaggTAAAAAATTGTCGATTGGCGTTTTATAGGCTTTTTTTAaaacgaaaatctcaaatcaacaatattttcgatcttaaatttccgaatgaccaTTTTCGCTTTATCAATCTATAGATCGCGAagagataatcaatttgaaaaaaaataattagtcaattccgatttctagtctatgatttatgctcaattgaaaattttaataaCGATAAAAAGGGTACGTTGTGCTTCAAAATCAAAGCTCAAGGATAACATgcgcacaaacttaaaaagttgggtactacgtgcaaaatggcaaagtttGAGGATACCACATGAATTttccgatttttttttttaaaaaatttataaattcgattacggttaaaaataaaaccatggtcaataaatctattgaaaacggtcgcatttaaatagaaacccgttgacatattcatccataatataacggtttaataagcataaaccgttgtcgaattcatcACATTTAAAatggtttaataagcataaaccgttgccatatttactattttacaacggttgtgtattagtaaaaccgttgtcataggtttcTGCAAAGCATTCCAactaatactaccacggtttcaatattatagacaacggtttttgaaccgttcttaatattgtattacggttatttgaacccgttatttacatttcataacggcTTCGCCTTTTTAAGAACCGTGGTCATAaaataacaacggtcgatgtaataacggtttcgtgttttgtattacaacggtatatcaccttatctaaccgttgttgcacctattatttggcgtagtgtattGCAGCAACAACAATTTCAAGCGATTCGCCAATCAGGGAAGCAGTAACTTTAGGAATGGTATGAACTAGAGGCAGAATGCGGGAAATGGCAACCAGGCAGATGGAGTTAGGGCCGTAAATAACTCGGCCTCAATTGTCCAAGGCGCGGGTCAGAAGACAGTGAGAAAGCTGTTCATGGTCGAGAAATGAGAGGCTGAGAATGACACTCACATTGTTTCGGGTACTTTTCTTGCAAACCTTAAGCCTTCATTCATGTTTTTTGACTCGGGGGAAACTCATTCCTCTGTAGCAAGCGAGCATGCTAAGTTTTAGAGCTTAAAGACCCAATTCTTATTAATGATAAAGTAGATATACCTTTGAGAGAGTCCATAAGATGTACTAAGACGTTTAAATACGTTCAAATTAAGATTTGGGAGGTGATGTTCTCAGTAGATTTAATTGAGTTTCCTGTAGGAGATTTTGAAATTATTCTGGGAATGGATTGGTTGATTAAGCAGCGAGCTTTTATAGATTGTTACCAAAGGAAGATATCATTGAGAGAACCTAAAGGGGTTAGAGTGTCGTATAAGGGTTTAATGATTAAGCCTAAGGTAAAATTTATAACTGCTATAACCTTAAAGTCTTACCTACGGAAGGGATGTCAAATGTATCTGTGTCATGTATAATACATGAGTGCGGCCGAACCTAAGAGAGGAAATTCCAGTGGTTTGTGAGTTTTCCGATGTTTTTCCTAAATAAATTCCTGGGTTACCACCTAAGAGGGAGATAGACTTTGGCATTGAGTTGAAACCTGGGACGACACGAATTTCAAAAGCACCTTCAAGAATGGCACCTAAGGAGATGAAGGAGCTAAAGAAGCAGTTGGAGGAATTGATAGAGAAAGGCTATATGAGACCGAGggtatcaccatggggagcacccgtcttatttgttaagaagaaagatggaagtatgaggttgtgcattgactatcTGGAGCTAAATAATGTGACCATCAACAACGGATATCCTTTACCTCAAATAGAAGACATGTTTGACCAACTGAGTGAAGctggtgtgttttccaagatagACCTGAGATCGGGATACCATCAGTTGAGACTAAAGAAAGGAGACGTTTCCAAGACAACATTTAGGActaggtatggccactatgaatTTGTGGTAATGCCTTTCAGGTTAACTAATGCACCCGCTGTGTTTTTGGATTTAAGGAACAGAGTGTTTAATTACTATCTAGAtcagtttgtggttgttttcattgaCGACATCTTGGTGTACTCAAAAACTAGAGCGGAGCATGCACAACATTTGAGGCTAGTTTTACAAACATTGAGGGAGAATGACTTGTATGAGAAATTGAGTATGTGTGAGTTCTTGTTGGAGAAAGTGGCCTTCCTTGGTCACGTCATTCGAAGGAAGAGGTGTCGGTGGACCCGAATAAAGTTGAATTAATTTCTAATTGGGTGAGACCGAAGAACGTGGCTGATATTAGAAGTTTCTTGGTGTTAGCAGGGTATTATATGAGGTTTGTGAAATATTTCTCGAATATAGCGAAGCCCTTAACAACTTTGATGATCAAAGAGAACCGATTTAGAtgagatgagagttgtgaggaagCTTTCCAAACTCTTACGGAGTGCttaaccacagctcctatcttagccttACCGGATGAAAGTGACAATTTGGAAGTATACACTGATGCCTCAAAGAGTGGGTTGGGATGTGTTttaatgcagaatgggaaagttatAACTTATGCCACACgtcagttgaagccttatgaggagaattaccctatcCATGATCTAGAACTGGGAGCCGTAGTATTTGCACTGAAATTACGGAGACATTACTTATACGTCGCGAcatttaaggtattttcagaccATAAAAGTTTGAAATATATTTAAACCTAGAGGGAGTTAAATATAAGGAAAATGAGGTGGATAGAGCTGATTagtgattatgacatggagattGTGTATTATGagggaaaggcaaatgtggtggCGGATGCATTGAGTAGGAAATCTATTCATCACTTATGCATCGCTTTGTCTTGCGTGAGTTTGAGAGAGGAGATTGAGAAGATGGGAGTTCATATGATAAGGAAGGGAGAGAGCATTGGTGATTTGACAGTAGAGCCTAAATTGTACTCTGAATGTTTGGAGAAGCAGCAGTATGATTCTAGGATGGAAAAATGGTGGGCCATTGCCGCCAGTGGGGAGACCACACGGTTTGGGATTAGTACCGACGGAGGACTTCGGTTTGAGGGTCGTTGGTGCATGCCATATGATGATGAATTGAAGAGGACTATCTTGTCTAAAGCACATATAcgccatattcagttcatcctaGAGGAGATAACTTATACAGAGACCTGAAACAAACTTTTTGGTGGCCTAGAATGATGAGAGAAACAGCAGCCTTTGTAGTTAAGTGTTTGATATGCCTGAGAGTTAAAGGAGAGCATAAGAGACCTCAAGGGAAGGTGCAGTCATTGGAAGTGACTGAATAGAAATGGGAAAATATCTCTGTGGAttttattgtggggttacctcaAAGTTAGAAAggaaataacatgatatgggtgatagtagATCGATTAACTAAGTCTGCTCACTTTATTcctatgaaggatacttggagtaaagctgagttCAATAAGGCTTATAGAAAGTATGTGTTGAAACTGCATGGAATTCCTAATGATATAGTGTCCAATAGAGATTGAAGATTCATATTTAAGTTTAGGCAAGAGCTGCAAGAGTTCTTGGGAACTAAACTGAAGATGCGTACAACATTTCATCTTATGACATACCGTCAGACTGAGCGAACTATACAGATGCTATAGGACATGCTTAGGGGGTGTATTCTGGAATTTGGAGGGTCTTGGGAGGAGAGACTGGACTTGACTGAATTCTcttacaataatagttatcaagCCAGTATTGGCATGGCTCTTATTAAAGCTCTTTTTGGGAGGAAGTGCAGAAGCCCGATATGCTCGGATGATACTGCCGAAAGGAGGATCGTAGGGCCGGACATGGTGCAAGAGATGATTGAGCAAGTGCAAGTGATAAGGCAGAAGTTGAAAGCTTCACATGATCGTCACAAAAGTTATGTAGATTTGAGAAGATCTGAGATTGAGTTCAACGTTGGTGATAAGGTGTTGTTGAAAGTGTCACCAAAGAAgggagtcatgagatttgggaagcgTGGAAAATTGAGTCAGAAGTATGTGCGACCATATGAGATTCTGGATATAGTTTGGGAATTGGCGTACCATTTAGCGCTATCACTAGCTTTAGCACGAGTGCATTATGTGTTTCACTTGTCACAGCTGagaaagtatgttagtgatctgTAACATGTGCTGGAAATTGAAAACATTGAAGTAGATGAGCAATTGACGTATGAAGAAGTCCCAAAGGAGATACTTTACACTAAGATTCGCTAAACCAGAAATGGCGAAGTGACTTCGGTGAAAGTGTTGTGGTCTAACCATGAAGtggaggaagctacttgggagacAGAACTGGCAATGCGCGAGAAGTATCCCCATATTTTTCATTAGGTATGTATGTGGTTACGGGAACGTAACCTTCTTTTTAGGTGGGTGGAATGTAAGACACCGTCTTAATTTAGAAATTTATGTGATTAATTAGAGTAATTGATTGACTTTGGTGagacactttgtaacacccccatattcagaggagccttaactaggccttccgtagcatataagggcattaccatctcggttacccgaggacagtaataattaaatgtcgataaaagaactattatgttacattacaagtgatttaaaaccaactgatgatataaaagatacaactcaaaggctactcgctataactaccaaaactcgtgaagactcatccctgcccggactccagctatcaacaatagcaacacctgctaagacagactgctcaccataagggatcacggcagacacataaacaacaagacaacgacacaaggtcagtactgagataagacacaacaaaGCCAACAACATCTAACAATACAATCCATCACAATCAGTCACACGCACATtcacacccactccaaccaacctccatcaccgactgtccactggaccagccctaccagtgggggaccgcagccgtacccaccaaatccttgctcatcataccgagcgataaccctgtcccattaatgtgcacatccccttccgtggcgggttccacgaagggcgaaactagggcgtgatgccactcccgcaagtgactccactcagccgagaacgcacctcgagaaccagagacaaataatcagcaatcacaatacaacatccgtatatacgctgccacacaacacaatcgcaatacaacaacaacgacacaacaatcgacacactagactatctacagaaactgagtaggcgaacctacctttaagcaactgcaaccaatccacgccaacatacgacatatccagcaatcaagcacaccctataaccacaacacaacatctattactatcaagcaaaccctaattgtaaagacaaggatacggatgatgatgacaacatacctacaaggagaaacccggcaaaagaccgctacccgactcaagctaagCTCTCTTAAGGCACAAAGACCTTcgaaaggcttccatggaggttttatggtgaagggaagggaaaggggcgactaaaggatagaaggaatgaggtggaaatgatttgcggatttaacaaaacgcgattaaaaaccctcgctgaaaacccgatactcgatcgagtaccacacacactcgatcgagtgaccccctacgcgatcgagtaaccacgctactcgatcgagtagcctctactctatcgagtaccactcataactcgtaacccaagatagctttggcacgcacttctaagaactattcccgctcccaaggtcagtcaacgctggtcaaagggtccctaaaagggcgggtattacagtcttccccccttaaaaagaacttcgtccccgaagttcaactcacctaactcaacgcacaagacacgggaagACACGACATCACTATTCTTCCGACACAAATCACCTACTTCCCTGAAatgccatcccccatgtcatcatcatcattatctaacgctctattcatatcgactcttacaactatcatataaacatcatcatcatcacttgtcactctatatgtatacATCCACTCTTACAAGCTATCATATATAAAGCATCAACCTCGCAATACGAACCAGCACAAACAACGATCACCCATCATATATGAGATTACCCCCCTTACTGGTAACAACTATTAACccgaaacatatctcatatcGACTTCATGCTGCACAACTAATACCACTATGTTACTAAACAACGCAATTCTATTACGACACATGGCACCACATCTATCACTTTATGACCgtcctttaaaacatactatcataTTCACTTCAACGCATGAATTATTCATCAAACTAAGGTAACCAATTACAACTTCATACAAGCAAAGTGACCAAGgtactagaaaattttgtaattaaacaacaaagtattataaacgaacaacaacacaaatttcaaaatcagcctttttattttgcgacattact from Silene latifolia isolate original U9 population chromosome 10, ASM4854445v1, whole genome shotgun sequence encodes:
- the LOC141607957 gene encoding uncharacterized protein LOC141607957, giving the protein MLRGCILEFGGSWEERLDLTEFSYNNSYQASIGMALIKALFGRKCRSPICSDDTAERRIVGPDMVQEMIEQVQVIRQKLKASHDRHKSYVDLRRSEIEFNVGDKVLLKVSPKKGVMRFGKRGKLSQKYVRPYEILDIVWELAYHLALSLALARVHYVFHLSQLRKYVSDL